One Trichoderma atroviride chromosome 7, complete sequence DNA segment encodes these proteins:
- a CDS encoding uncharacterized protein (EggNog:ENOG41~SMCOG1010:NAD-dependent epimerase/dehydratase~antiSMASH:Cluster_7.6): protein MANDLVLLTGATGFIGLRTLVLLLEAGYKVRVAVRNDTGSAKIKAFKPIAPYESQIEFITVPDITLSGAYDDAVKGVKYVVHVASPFATPDLLESEFESSYIQPAIKGSIGMLESAAKFESIQRVVITGSYLSIAGFAVAGTNAIVDETHRSAVTVGPYPNWITAYAASKALAFEATKEWMAKHKPSFDLITIEPVFVLGRDDSATKVEELFKGSNGMLLGPLVGHPQLRPTACNPVHVDDVALMHVRALDPAIPGNEDYLSNSHSLENMEWAQSFDIIKKHYPKECAEGIFKVDTTERPKTLKVRVDGTKAEKAFGITFKSFEEQVVSAAGQYLELIGRK, encoded by the exons ATGGCCAACGATCTTGTCCTT CTTACTGGAGCCACGGGCTTTATTGGTCTCCGAACTTTAGTCTTGCTCTTGGAAGCGGGTTACAAAGTCCGTGTTGCAGTTAGGAACGATACAGGCTCTGCGAAGATTAAAGCTTTCAAACCTATTGCCCCTTATGAATCTCAGATTGAGTTTATTACTGTTCCCGATATTACCCTATCGGGCGCTTatgatgatgctgtcaaGGGAGTGAAATACGTTGTGCATGTGGCATCGCCTTTTGCCACACCTGATCTCCTCGAAAGCGAGTTTGAATCCAGCTATATTCAACCAGCAATTAAAGGGAGCATAGGCATGCTAGAGTCAGCAGCCAAGTTTGAAAGCATCCAAAGAGTTGTCATCACCGGGTCCTATCTTTCGATTGCCGGCTTTGCTGTCGCTGGCACAAATGCCATTGTTGATG AGACTCACCGCAGCGCTGTCACTGTTGGACCGTACCCCAACTGGATTACGGCATACGCTGCTTCGAAGGCTTTAGCCTTTGAAGCTACTAAAGAGTGGATGGCCAAGCATAAGCCATCATTCGATCTTATTACTATCGAGCCAGTGTTTGTACTTGGCCGTGATGACTCCGCCACAAAGGTAGAGGAGCTCTTTAAAGGTTCCAACGGAATGCTTTTAGGCCCGCTGGTAGGCCATCCGCAACTGAGACCAACCGCGTGTAACCCAGTCCATGTCGACGATGTGGCACTGATGCATGTCCGAGCTCTTGATCCAGCTATTCCTGGTAACGAAGACTACTTGTCAAACTCACACTCGCTTGAAAATATGGAATGGGCACAATCTTTTgatatcatcaagaagcaTTACCCGAAGGAATGTGCCGAGGGCATTTTCAAGGTCGATACAACAGAGCGTCCGAAGACTCTCAAAGTTCGAGTTGACGGAACCAAGGCTGAAAAGGCGTTTGGGATTACATTCAAATCTTTTGAAGAGCAAGTAGTCAGTGCTGCTGGACAATATCTGGAGCTTATTGGTCGGAAGTAA
- a CDS encoding uncharacterized protein (EggNog:ENOG41~antiSMASH:Cluster_7.6), whose product MDESTTSATSKTSPTFFEVCIICHKPFTKEYSFNRHVSYCRRAKTKRKNRPRSCRRCYVSKTKCSLSRPQCSRCQAQGFECIYEGSVQQPLMENPSILQQQKPGLTANSSQTESFVPDTLSSDYTTHAYNTSSSSSDVHQSSDERGANDSNTEKTPVSNSTNSWQTALDFQCSSLDEDDGAQTGASTELLHTYQVFTTSKFAAGLLSQAISAFPQMMLRRQTFPPFIHAHWHLPSLPETLANCMSIAQLFATRTTETRPFLWRTIGIEVKRLQDEVEFATLLDLQNALQSVILFVIMAIVDQDSGTLSLAPNFFLMFKVLCNRSRDILGGSCFTYPGEALPTTSWEDWIYAETRRRIICVWFLISRILSVRAGGSPMPQYPMNLLPVVSSKTVWEARSTTEWQTEKALYDASDPMTSFEELVNAKRRSNQPYYRRKLETWDAGADKMGTLLNIAAELM is encoded by the exons ATGGACGAGTCTACAACAAGCGCCACCAGCAAGACATCACCTACTTTTTTCGAAGTCTGTATTATTTGCCATAAGCCTTTCACAAAAG AATATTCATTCAACCGCCATGTCTCTTATTGTCGCCGTGCCAAAACAAAGCGCAAAAATCGGCCGAGATCATGTCGCCGCTGCTATGTATCAAAGACTAAATGCAGTCTCTCACGGCCTCAATGTAGTCGATGCCAGGCTCAAGGATTCGAATGCATCTATGAAGGATCCGTTCAGCAGCCGCTAATGGAAAACCCATCTATTTTACAACAGCAGAAGCCAGGTTTGACTGCTAATTCGTCGCAGACTGAATCTTTTGTACCGGACACACTATCCTCAGACTACACGACGCATGCATATAATACATCTTCCAGTTCGTCAGATGTGCATCAATCCAGCGATGAGCGGGGCGCAAACGATTCGAATACCGAAAAGACTCCGGTTTCTAATAGTACTAATTCATGGCAGACAGCTCTAGATTTCCAGTGCTCTTCTTtagatgaggatgatggggCTCAAACTGGGGCTTCGACAGAATTATTGCATACATATCAAGTGTTTACTACATCAAAATTTGCGGCGGGTCTTCTTTCGCAGGCTATATCTGCCTTTCCACAGATGATGTTGCGCCGACAGACATTTCCACCCTTCATACACGCTCATTGGCATTTGCCATCATTGCCCGAGACCTTGGCCAATTGCATGAGCATAGCACAGCTTTTCGCTACTCGGACAACTGAGACAAGACCGTTCCTTTGGCGGACAATTGGGATTGAAGTTAAGCGCCTGCAAGATGAA GTGGAATTTGCCACGCTGCTTGATCTCCAAAATGCGCTGCAATCCGTAATACTCTTTGTCATCATGGCAATTGTCGACCAAGATTCCGGCACATTATCTTTAGCGCCGAATTTTTTCCTAATGTTCAAA GTGCTGTGTAACCGATCTCGCGATATTCTTGGAGGCAGCTGTTTTACATATCCAGGAGAGGCTTTGCCGACTACAAGTTGGGAAGACTGGATCTATGCTGAAACCCGACGCAG AATTATTTGCGTCTGGTTTTTAATAAGCCGGATCCTTTCTGTACGCGCAGGCGGCAGCCCCATGCCTCAGTATCCGATGAATTTACTGCCTGTGGTTTCTAGTAAAACAGTCTGGGAAGCCCGCAGTACTACAGAGTGGCAAACTGAAAAGGCATTATACGACGCAAGCGATCCCATGACCTCGTTTGAGGAGCTTGTCAACGCAAAGAGGCGGTCGAATCAGCCATATTATCGACGGAAATTGGAAACATGGGACGCGGGCGCGGACAAGATGGGTACATTGCTGAACATTGCGGCGGAGTTGATGTAG
- a CDS encoding uncharacterized protein (TransMembrane:1 (o37-59i)~antiSMASH:Cluster_7.6~SMCOG1034:cytochrome P450) has translation MRGEDLLQSSYKSGRRRENYMLSSFIVYTTTTDLTTVSIIIMFATFAVGVFALVGCIIYHQFFRKKDALLSLPPGPRALPIIGNLLDLPPAGTPEFQHWLPFKDVYGPLSSVTVLGQTMVIIQDKQAAHEIMNEMSLKTSSRPRTVFAYELCGLDDFTSGKPYDATFRLHRKVMHQQAGTRLLAGRFNDIQDTESRHLLQRILDDPENLVKHFRTLAGAIVLKIVYGYSIDPHATDPLVALIEKMMDNFSIAMTPMRYLVDIFPVLQHLPNGFPGTAFKNEAQKMKKLNFDTAHIPYTFVEQQMANGSCRSSFVSNLIERYSSDKSNDAKLDHDTEDAIKWAAGIMYGGGADTTVSALTAFTLAMLLFPEVQKKAQEEIDNVIGANPSRLPRFGDEVRLPYVSAVAKELMRWYSVVPMTTPHMSDEEITYGGCRIPKGSILIVSSWWLNHNPQTYSDPYRFSPERFLEPRNEPEPSGPFGWGRRICPGRYISNDTIFITVARVLATFNITKATDKNGAFMEPKLEYSPGLISHPASFPYAITVRSQKHEELIRSAEVDHPWEKSDADFLVFGGDEQPTDQNLKFP, from the exons ATGCGGGGTGAGGACCTCCTTCAGTCATCTTATAAGTCGGGTCGGCGGCGAGAGAATTATATGCTCTCCTCCTTCATCGTCTACACCACCACTACCGACCTTACTACCGTCTCTATCATCATTATGTTTGCCACATTTGCCGTTGGCGTTTTTGCTTTAGTCGGGTGTATCATCTATCATCAATTCTTTCGAAAGAAAGATGCCCTGCTGAGTCTTCCTCCAGGGCCAAGGGCTCTACCAATTATTGGCAATCTCTTGGATCTTCCGCCCGCTGGGACGCCCGAGTTTCAGCATTGGCTCCCATTCAAAGATGTATACGGCCCTCTTAGCTCTGTAACAGTTTTGGGCCAAACAATGGTCATCATTCAGGATAAGCAAGCAGCACATGAAATTATGAACGAAATGTCTCTCAAGACTTCCAGCCGGCCAAGGACAGTTTTTGCTTACGAGCTGTGCGGTCTTGACGATTTCACATCTGGTAAACCATATGATGCAACCTTTCGGCTGCATAGAAAAGTCATGCACCAACAGGCAGGCACTAGACTGCTTGCGGGGAGGTTCAACGACATCCAAGATACAGAGTCGCGCCATCTTTTACAGCGCATCCTGGATGATCCTGAGAATCTTGTTAAGCATTTTAGGAC CTTGGCGGGCGCCATTGTCTTAAAAATCGTGTATGGTTATTCGATCGATCCGCATGCGACTGATCCTTTGGTGGCATTGatcgagaagatgatggacaACTTTTCAATAGCTATGACTCCGATGAGATACTTGGTTGATATCTTTCCCGTCCTTCAGCATCTGCCGAATGGATTTCCAGGAACAGCATTCAAAAACGAAGCccagaaaatgaagaagctcaacttTGACACAGCTCATATTCCCTATACATTCGTTGAACAGCAAATGGCAAACGGCTCCTGCCGTTCTTCATTCGTGTCAAACCTGATTGAACGATACAGCAGTGACAAATCAAATGACGCAAAGCTAGACCATGACACTGAAGATGCTATCAAGTGGGCGGCGGGAATCATGTACGGTGGAGGTGCAGATACCACTGTGTCAGCTCTGACCGCTTTTACATTAGCCATGCTCTTGTTTCCAGAAGTCCAGAAGAAGGCACAGGAGGAAATCGACAACGTGATTGGCGCAAATCCCAGTCGACTTCCTCGGTTCGGAGATGAGGTACGGTTGCCTTACGTCTCAGCCGTTGCCAAGGAATTGATGAGATGGTATTCTGTTGTGCCAATGACTACGCCTCACATGTCCGATGAAGAGATTACCTACGGCGGCTGTCGGATCCCAAAAGGGTCAATCTTGATCGTCTCATCATGGTGGTTGAACCATAACCCGCAAACATACTCGGATCCATATCGTTTCTCTCCAGAGAGATTCCTAGAGCCACGGAATGAGCCCGAGCCAAGCGGACCATTTGGCTGGGGCCGCAGAATATGTCCTGGAAGATACATTTCAAATGATACTATCTTTATAACCGTTGCGCGGGTGTTAGCCACCTTCAATATCACCAAGGCAACCGACAAAAACGGAGCTTTCATGGAGCCTAAATTAGAATATTCGCCGGGGTTAATTTCTCACCCGGCGAGTTTTCCATATGCTATTACTGTGAGGAGCCAGAAACACGAGGAACTAATTCGTTCTGCCGAAGTGGATCATCCGTGGGAAAAGAGCGACGCTGATTTTCTTGTATTTGGTGGCGACGAACAGCCTACAGATCAAAACTTGAAATTTCCATAA
- a CDS encoding uncharacterized protein (EggNog:ENOG41~TransMembrane:6 (o25-48i55-78o84-110i122-143o163-181i202-223o)~antiSMASH:Cluster_7.6) — protein MMTSLIPTRSFGAGDQGISQTDLTIIIVFLSLALYNVLELFCIIWGTFKRYAGLYFWSFLIATLGIALSCIGFCIKFFGPNSLGYLSCTLSLMGWVFMVTGQSFVLWSRLHLVLRNKRRLKIIMWIIIFNAVVCHGMVIPLVYGSFSNNPEIFETPYQVTERIEIIVFFLQETMLSGIYIYETAKLLRSGNALGKRRSIRRVLKNLILVNILVIILDTTILVLEFANLYNFQISYKPFAYSVKLKLEFTVLNRLVELTAGGRDAHANVHGESSSGSSGGRNNSNASDIMDNFNSNKSICGGSYHAYARGGCSDNSPQPTPSEVENGNVVMMTTAITVRREKVHDADIRSKTSSEEKSSGDSTSRTSNDAAENSTERSSSQSDLTKVNSI, from the coding sequence ATGATGACGTCTCTCATACCAACCCGCTCCTTCGGTGCTGGCGACCAAGGAATCAGCCAGACCGATTTGACCATCATCATTGTCTTCTTGTCGTTGGCGCTGTACAACGTCCTCGAATTATTCTGTATAATATGGGGCACTTTTAAGCGATATGCCGGACTATACTTTTGGTCATTCTTAATTGCGACGCTGGGCATCGCTTTATCCTGCATAGGATTCTGCATCAAATTCTTCGGACCCAACTCGCTGGGATATCTATCATGCACTCTTAGCTTGATGGGATGGGTATTCATGGTGACCGGACAATCGTTCGTCCTTTGGTCTCGTCTACACTTGGTGCTAAGGAACAAAAGACGGTTGAAAATAATCATGTGGATCATCATTTTCAATGCCGTGGTATGTCATGGCATGGTTATCCCTCTGGTCTACGGGTCATTCTCAAATAATCCGGAAATATTTGAAACACCGTATCAAGTTACGGAAAGGATTGAGATCATAGTCTTTTTTCTGCAAGAGACCATGCTATCCGGCATCTACATTTACGAAACCGCAAAGCTACTGCGATCTGGAAACGCTCTTGGAAAGAGGCGGTCGATACGTCGCGTCTTGAAGAACCTTATCCTCGTCAatatcctcgtcatcattcTCGATACCACAATCCTCGTTCTCGAATTCGCAAACCTCTACAACTTCCAGATATCGTATAAGCCATTCGCGTACAGCGTCAAATTGAAACTCGAATTCACCGTCCTCAATCGCCTCGTTGAGCTGACAGCCGGAGGACGAGACGCGCATGCCAATGTGCACGGCGAATCTTCCAGCGGATCGTCTGGTGGCCGTAATAATAGCAATGCTTCTGATATCATGGACAAtttcaacagcaacaagTCTATTTGCGGCGGCTCGTATCACGCGTATGCCAGAGGTGGATGCAGCGACAATTCGCCACAGCCGACACCATCAGAGGTGGAGAATGGAAATGTAGTTATGATGACGACTGCTATTACTGTCCGTCGAGAGAAGGTCCACGATGCCGACATACGATCGAAGACATCGAGTGAAGAGAAATCGTCTGGCGATTCAACAAGTCGGACCTCAAACGATGCGGCTGAGAATAGCACAGAGAGGTCATCATCTCAATCTGACTTGACAAAGGTTAATAGCATATAG
- a CDS encoding uncharacterized protein (EggNog:ENOG41~antiSMASH:Cluster_7.6) — protein MSLTTKVGPRDGRLKSKGCLACIRMKVKCDENKPRCLRCQRGHRACPGYRDQQTAVFRYENRPERLGVWDTSSHSTSPAPLHSMSTDWLQVAIVHFFHNFVIPSDGLFPGFMELLPRLFGMNPDSPYFNRSVEAISMATLAKTKHMDNEYINMARTAYGLALQSLGSSLQHEKDSPSAAVLATVDILWKYDMIMGEDNLTSKSPHRQGQLEFLKTRLSKEKPNDNDEWLDRSVRTGVVMQRIILHPNENAAAAESTLLVGTSVLETPSSALRDRLLPWAASSGAQVSACLRNPLDMGPLMACLESLQGLRRALQEWEDTLPVEWRPTVIPNPQIHTNSSVYLPACLAIFPNISVSSTWTSYYIAQLSVLKSIAAINSLDLVASISGLDPLDMQSSLVAVADTICSTAPYMLGLVNSSGEMIVDGDTRCAKALFVTRSLYLAVQVSGLPGPQVQWMLDTLEFIGHERGVGQALVVKQDLVVRRQLGILGLSHLS, from the exons ATGAGTCTAACTACCAAAGTTGGACCCCGCGATGGCCGGTTGAAAAGCAAAGGGTGTCTAGCTTGCATTAGAATGAAGGTCAAG TGCGATGAAAATAAGCCCCGTTGTTTACGCTGCCAACGGGGACACAGAGCCTGTCCCGGCTATCGTGATCAACAGACGGCTGTATTTCGCTACGAAAATAGACCTGAGAGGCTTGGGGTGTGGGACACCTCCTCTCATTCCACATCTCCCGCTCCTCTTCACTCCATGTCTACCGACTGGCTGCAGGTCGCTATAGTCCACTTTTTCCACAACTTCGTTATACCCTCTGATGGGCTGTTTCCAGGTTTTATGGAGTTGCTACCACGTCTATTTGGCATGAACCCCGACTCGCCGTACTTTAATAGATCAGTGGAGGCCATATCAATGGCTACCCTGGCCAAGACAAAACATATGGATAATGAGTATATCAACATGGCTAGAACTGCGTACGGATTAGCCCTGCAAAGCCTAGGCTCTTCGCTGCAGCATGAGAAAGACTCTCCCTCTGCGGCCGTCCTTGCCACTGTGGATATTCTCTGGAAGTACGAT ATGATTATGGGAGAAGACAACTTGACATCGAAGAGCCCCCACCGGCAAGGCCAGCTCGAGTTTCTCAAGACACGGCTCTCAAAAGAGAAGCCCAATGACAACGACGAGTGGCTCGACCGATCTGTCCGCACGGGCGTAGTTATGCAACGCATTATACTTCATCCAAACGaaaatgctgctgcagctgaatCAACCCTCCTCGTCGGTACGTCGGTGCTGGAGACGCCGTCTAGCGCCCTTCGCGATCGCCTACTTCCTTGGGCAGCATCCAGCGGCGCACAAGTTTCTGCATGTCTCCGAAACCCCCTTGATATGGGGCCACTTATGGCCTGTCTAGAATCTTTGCAGGGATTGCGACGGGCTCTACAAGAGTGGGAAGACACATTGCCTGTAGAATGGCGACCTACCGTCATCCCAAATCCCCAAATTCATACCAACAGCTCTGTTTACCTTCCAGCCtgcctcgccatcttccccaaCATAAGCGTATCTAGCACCTGGACATCTTACTATATCGCGCAGCTATCTGTCCTAAAAAGCATAGCAGCCATCAATTCACTTGACTTAGTGGCGTCGATATCCGGCCTGGACCCCTTGGATATGCAGTCGAGCCTTGTGGCTGTTGCCGACACCATCTGTAGCACTGCCCCTTATATGCTCGGGCTAGTCAACAGCAGCGGAGAAATGATTGTCGACGGAGATACGCGCTGTGCTAAAGCCCTCTTCGTCACGAGGAGCCTGTACCTGGCTGTCCAAGTCTCAGGGCTGCCGGGTCCTCAAGTGCAGTGGATGCTTGACACTTTGGAGTTCATTGGACATGAGCGAGGAGTCGGACAGGCACTGGTAGTAAAGCAAGATTTGGTTGTCCGCCGCCAATTGGGGATATTGGGGCTGAGCCACTTGTCATAA
- a CDS encoding uncharacterized protein (EggNog:ENOG41~SECRETED:SignalP(1-21)~antiSMASH:Cluster_7.6) — protein sequence MTPRLIHGIALFQCFITTALSCQLHGDIGSREILYDAAIAHNIAARSLSKQNGTAEQMAITNVRVFDGLVVGPPSTVIITSSGRIGRVYRPSTVCPSLEHVFDAGGMTLIPGLMDSHAHPSNISNLVSMASNGITTTALAACLNQEFCASLRSHAGLTQLITASFQGTTAESSTAALVPASEAFQLVHNASEAPAWVARQVAQGADFIKLIGSAPGPGLTQDEQTALVRAAHESDKQVVLHAASYAAYEQGLIAGADQIHHAPLDVPVDDRLLGMFRRGATKAVCPTLTMMRAIVQRAHPANSSFASANATVARLHAAGVPIMAGTDANAVPGVPASVAFGTSLHDELENLVDAGLTPLEALRAATVVPARVYGLHDRGMIVEGARADLVLINGDPTVNISTTRNVQRVWIGGVQFNAENWK from the coding sequence ATGACGCCTCGACTTATCCATGGCATTGCTCTCTTTCAGTGTTTCATCACTACCGCGCTCTCCTGCCAGCTCCACGGCGATATTGGCAGCCGAGAAATCCTATACGATGCTGCCATCGCCCACAACATCGCTGCTCGGTCTCTCAGCAAGCAGAACGGCACTGCTGAGCAGATGGCCATAACCAATGTCCGTGTCTTTGACGGATTGGTAGTTGGCCCCCCCAGCACCGTCATTATCACGTCCAGCGGCCGTATAGGCAGAGTATATCGCCCAAGCACGGTCTGTCCATCTCTGGAACACGTctttgatgctggtggaATGACTCTGATCCCGGGCCTGATGGACTCGCACGCCCATCCGTCCAACATATCGAACCTCGTCTCCATGGCCAGCAACGGCATCACAACAACAGCGCTGGCCGCCTGCCTCAACCAGGAGTTCTGTGCCTCGTTGCGTAGCCACGCAGGGCTCACGCAGTTAATTACGGCTTCCTTCCAGGGCACAACTGCAGAGAGCAGCACCGCGGCCCTGGTGCCGGCCAGCGAGGCCTTTCAGCTCGTCCACAACGCCAGCGAGGCACCTGCATGGGTGGCTCGCCAGGTAGCACAGGGCGccgacttcatcaagctcATCGGCAGCGCTCCTGGCCCTGGACTCACGCAAGACGAGCAGACGGCGCTGGTCAGGGCGGCCCACGAGTCCGACAAGCAAGTGGTCCTCCACGCGGCCAGCTACGCCGCTTACGAGCAGGGCCTGATTGCCGGAGCCGACCAGATTCACCACGCGCCGCTGGATGTCCCCGTAGACGACCGGCTCCTGGGCATGTTCCGGCGCGGCGCCACCAAGGCCGTGTGTCCCACGCTGACCATGATGCGCGCCATCGTCCAGCGGGCGCATCCCGCTAACTCGTCGTTTGCGTCCGCAAATGCCACTGTTGCAAGGCTTCATGCTGCGGGCGTGCCGATCATGGCGGGGACAGACGCGAATGCGGTCCCCGGTGTGCCGGCCTCTGTTGCCTTTGGAACCAGCCTCCACGATGAGCTGGAGAATCTGGTGGATGCCGGCCTGACGCCGCTGGAGGCACTGCGAGCGGCCACGGTGGTGCCGGCAAGGGTCTATGGCCTACATGACCGAGGCATGATTGTAGAGGGGGCGAGAGCTGACCTGGTGCTCATCAATGGAGATCCCACGGTCAACATTTCTACCACGCGAAACGTCCAGAGGGTCTGGATAGGCGGTGTTCAGTTTAACGCAGAGAACTGGAAATAG